Proteins from a genomic interval of Thermococcus sp.:
- a CDS encoding NifB/NifX family molybdenum-iron cluster-binding protein: protein MRCLKVAFGMEDDEHLIDAHYGDSEFFAIYEVCEDGSVKLLEKRPNKAKDFEEEHDEGHGDPRKFKAVVSQLLDVDVLAAFRMGPNFLRIRDKTNKVAFFTRTRDIKLALQRVLENFDELWEQVQAKKAEKPPIEE from the coding sequence ATGAGATGCCTGAAGGTTGCCTTTGGAATGGAAGACGATGAACACCTAATCGATGCTCACTACGGCGACTCTGAGTTCTTTGCCATCTACGAGGTCTGTGAAGATGGTAGCGTTAAACTCCTGGAAAAGAGGCCGAACAAAGCCAAAGACTTTGAAGAGGAGCACGATGAAGGCCACGGCGACCCGAGGAAGTTCAAGGCAGTTGTGAGCCAGCTTTTGGACGTTGACGTTCTAGCGGCTTTTAGAATGGGGCCGAACTTTTTGAGAATCCGGGACAAGACCAACAAGGTGGCCTTCTTTACGAGGACAAGAGACATAAAGCTCGCCCTCCAGCGCGTCCTTGAGAACTTCGATGAACTCTGGGAGCAGGTTCAGGCCAAGAAAGCCGAGAAACCCCCAATAGAGGAATGA
- a CDS encoding isoprenylcysteine carboxylmethyltransferase family protein, which translates to MRFWGIEPKVGLFSGLYALFALYLNSRLRPGISLPLPGLVLLLSGLFLWLVCYLQVSRAYSRGELLTRGCYARVRHPIYSIWGFLIIPGFSLVVGGFMLFLPVIYWLSVLAFIGE; encoded by the coding sequence ATGAGATTCTGGGGGATTGAGCCAAAGGTCGGCCTTTTTTCAGGTTTATATGCGCTCTTTGCGCTTTACCTGAACTCAAGGCTCAGGCCGGGCATCTCTCTCCCTTTACCGGGACTTGTTTTACTCCTTTCGGGCCTTTTTCTGTGGCTCGTCTGCTACCTTCAGGTTTCGAGGGCCTACTCAAGGGGAGAGCTCTTAACCAGGGGCTGTTACGCGAGAGTTAGGCATCCAATATACTCCATCTGGGGCTTTCTAATCATCCCGGGCTTTTCCCTGGTGGTAGGTGGCTTCATGCTCTTCCTTCCGGTTATCTACTGGCTCTCGGTTTTGGCATTTATAGGTGAG